A portion of the Gadus macrocephalus chromosome 10, ASM3116895v1 genome contains these proteins:
- the npas4a gene encoding neuronal PAS domain-containing protein 4A translates to MYRSTKGASKARRDQINAEIRNLKDLLPITDADKARLSYLHIMSLACMYTRKSVFFSEESGTAMSLEESARFLSFHELSELVQALPGFLMLVSGEGKLLYLSDSVSDHLGHSMVDLVAQGDSVYDIIESTDHFVMRNNLTNVSNLDQDRLFRCRGFLGNLIGKSRAAYIKS, encoded by the exons ATGTATCGCTCGACCAAGGGAGCGTCCAAGGCTCGCCGGGACCAGATCAACGCGGAGATCCGGAACCTCAAGGACTTGTTGCCCATCACCGACGCCGATAAAGCGCGGCTGTCCTACCTGCACATCATGTCACTGGCGTGCATGTACACCAGGAAATCCGTCTTCTTCAGCGAGG AATCGGGAACTGCCATGAGTCTCGAGGAGAGCGCGAGATTTCTGTCTTTCCACGAGCTGTCGGAGTTGGTGCAGGCGCTGCCCGGGTTTCTAATGCTGGTGAGCGGGGAAGGCAAGCTGCTGTACCTCTCGGACAGCGTGTCCGACCACCTGGGACACTCAATG GTGGATTTGGTTGCTCAGGGCGACAGTGTCTACGACATCATCGAGTCTACGGATCACTTCGTCATGAGGAACAACCTCACCAACGTCTCCAACCTCGACCAAG ACCGCCTCTTCCGCTGTC GAGGGTTCCTGGGAAATTTGATTGGAAAAAGCAGGGCAGCCTACATCAAATCCTGA
- the efemp2a gene encoding EGF-containing fibulin-like extracellular matrix protein 2a: MSITSERSVPSDIFQIQATSLSSGAYNTFRIRSGDDNSDFYIRQINNISAMLVLARAVTGPKEYTLDLEMLSVNPLLSYQTSSVLRLSVYVGPHTF, encoded by the exons ATGAGCATCACCTCGGAGCGCTCCGTGCCCTCGGACATCTTCCAGATCCAGGCCACCAGCCTGTCGTCAGGCGCCTACAACACCTTCCGCATCCGCTCCGGGGACGACAACTCCGACTTCTACATCAGG CAAATCAACAACATCAGCGCCATGCTGGTGCTGGCGCGCGCCGTCACGGGCCCCAAGGAGTACACCCTGGACCTGGAGATGCTGTCCGTCAACCCGCTGCTCAGCTACCAGACCAGCTCCGTCCTGCGGCTCTCCGTCTACGTGGGGCCCCACACCTtctag
- the fibpa gene encoding fibroblast growth factor (acidic) intracellular binding protein a, producing MAVELDVFVGNTTIMDEEVYQLWLDGYTVNDAVKVRMGSEGMEEYEASAEVVMSDTMDQYRTFQMCERLLHNPTKLANQLLFQIPPHRQAMLIERYYTFDDVFVREVLGKKLSKGTKKDLDDVSSKTGITLKSCRRQFDNFKRVFKVVEELKGPLVENIRQNFILSDKLGRDYAAIVFFANNRFETGKRKLQYLTFQDFAFCAGQLIKNWTVGAVDNMVEDMDVDLDKEFLQDLKELKILITDKDLLDQHKSLVCTALRGKTKVYTEMETNFKNLSRGLVNIAAKLTNTKDVRDFFIDLVEKFIEPCRSDRWASADMRLYLTHYTNSAHLLDTFKYQVVWDRYMGVIKSCIFKMYHD from the exons ATGGCGGTAGAGCTTGATGTATTTGTGGGGAACACCACCATCATGGATGAGGAGGTTTATCAGCTGTGGCTTGATGGCTATACAG TAAACGATGCAGTTAAGGTGCGAATGGGCAGCGAGGGGATGGAGGAATACGAGGCGAGTGCCGAAGTCGTAATGAGTGACACTATGGACCAGTACAGAACTTTCCAGATGTGTGAACGTCTGCTGCACAACCCCACCAAGCTGGCCAACCAGCTGCTGTTCCAGATCCCGCCCCATCGGCAGGCTATGCTCATAGAGAG ATACTATACGTTTGATGACGTGTTTGTGCGGGAGGTCTTGGGCAAAAAACTATCAAAGGGAACCAAGAAAGACCTCGATGACGTCAGCTCAAAGACGGGCATCACTCTGAAGAGTTGTAGACGGCAG TTTGACAACTTCAAGCGTGTGTTCAAAGTCGTGGAAGAACTCAAGGGACCCCTGGTCGAGAACATTCGCCAAAACTTTATTCTCTCTGACAAGCTGGGCAG GGATTATGCGGCAATAGTTTTCTTTGCCAACAATCGGTTTGAGACGGGGAAGAGAAAACTGCAGTATCTCACGTTCCAGGACTTTGCTTTCTGCGCCGGCCAGCTCATCAAAAACTGGACAGTAGGAGCTGTGG ATAACATGGTGGAAGACATGGACGTAGATCTGGACAAAGAATTTCTACAAGACCTGAAAGAGCTGAAGATATTGATAACGGACAAGGATCTGCTGGATCAACACAAAAG TCTGGTTTGCACAGCTCTCAGGGGAAAGACGAAAGTGTACACAGAGATGGAGACCAACTTCAAG AATCTTTCACGGGGGCTGGTCAACATCGCAGCGAAACTCACAAATACAAAAGATGTCAGAGATTTCTTCATCGATCTGGTGGAGAAG TTCATCGAGCCCTGTCGCTCTGACCGCTGGGCCTCCGCAGACATGAGGCTCTACCTCACCCACTACACCAACTCTGCACACCTCCTGGACACATTCAA ATATCAAGTTGTGTGGGACCGATACATGGGAGTCATTAAAAGCTGTATCTTCAAAATGTACCACGACTGA
- the ccdc85b gene encoding coiled-coil domain-containing protein 85B, with translation MGSDSEVFNRELSKMSDDELMACSKEELLSRLRKEESEKMSALIQRGRLIKEVNKQLQGHLLEIRELKVINQRLQEENTELRDLCCFLDDDRLKVKKLAREWQLFGHHAAKVMREDLGGYLKKLADLERMQDGLVKENLDLKELCLVLEEECVSRSDSSPGGSTELNLPCMVARDLGDGSSSTGSVGSPDQLHLVCSPDDRRTSFG, from the coding sequence ATGGGTAGCGACAGCGAGGTCTTTAACAGAGAATTATCAAAGATGTCCGACGACGAGTTAATGGCTTGCTCCAAGGAAGAACTACTGAGCCGACTGCGTAAAGAGGAGTCCGAAAAGATGTCTGCTCTCATTCAACGTGGACGTCTGATCAAAGAAGTAAATAAACAGCTGCAGGGACACCTCCTGGAAATCAGGGAGCTGAAAGTCATCAACCAGCGTCTACAAGAAGAAAACACAGAGTTGCGAGACCTTTGCTGTTTTCTTGACGACGATCGCCTAAAAGTTAAAAAGCTGGCAAGAGAATGGCAGCTGTTTGGGCACCATGCGGCTAAAGTGATGCGGGAAGACCTTGGCGGATACTTGAAGAAACTTGCAGACCTGGAGCGAATGCAGGACGGACTGGTCAAGGAAAATTTGGATCTTAAGGAGCTCTGTTTGGTCCTGGAGGAGGAATGTGTCAGTCGAAGTGACTCGAGCCCCGGTGGGTCGACTGAGCTCAACCTCCCCTGCATGGTGGCCCGGGACTTGGGGGACGGGAGTTCAAGCACAGGCAGCGTTGGGAGTCCAGACCAACTTCATCTGGTGTGCTCACCTGATGACAGGAGGACATCATTTGGTTGA
- the fosl1a gene encoding fos-related antigen 1a: MYRNFGNQGRGNSSFANSDTGSPHTGSSSVSLGAASTSTTQQEQKFTMAGNSQFVPSLNAITTNQDLQWMVQPSFGSPPGPSQSPRPSFQAHSGMRPMGQRTSQTHFYRPGVIRAASHSTGSTRRRNDEHLSPEEMERRMIRRERNKLAAAKCRNRRRELTDTLQNETDELEGEKSRLQKEITELQKKKDKLELVLEAHRPICKIEDSSSDSDSRPPLSMLQGIKMEPESSEQPGPSSKPQSAKRLAKPKPKITIPPKPATTLATVISAPESESLHTPILMSTPSFTPFTANLVFTYPSAPLDSLASGTSHATPSSSSSHHANPQHSLNLAAQHCGIAHRRSSSSGDQSDHSLHSPTIISL; this comes from the exons ATGTATCGAAACTTTGGAAACCAAGGGAGAGGCAACTCGTCTTTCGCCAATAGTGACACCGGGTCGCCACACACTGGCTCAAGTTCTGTATCTCTGGGAGCTGCTAGCACCTCAACCACACAACAGGAGCAG AAATTCACCATGGCGGGAAATAGCCAATTTGTACCAAGTCTCAACGCTATCACCACCAACCAGGACCTCCAATGGATGGTCCAGCCTTCCTTTGGGTCTCCACCAGGCCCTTCACAGTCTCCAAGACCCTCTTTCCAAGCTCACTCAGGGATGCGACCAATGGGTCAAAGAACGTcccaaacacatttttacagacCAGGGGTCATCCGAGCTGCTTCCCACTCCACAGGTTCCACCAGGCGCAGAAATGATGAACAC TTATCAccagaagagatggagaggcgGATGATTCGGAGAGAACGGAACAAACTGGCTGCTGCAAAGTGTCGTAACCGCCGCCGGGAGTTGACTGACACACTACAAAAT GAGACTGACGAGTTGGAAGGGGAAAAGTCCCGTCTTCAGAAGGAAATCACTGAACTacagaagaagaaggacaagCTAGAGCTCGTCCTGGAAGCCCACCGTCCCATCTGTAAAATCGAAGACTCCAGCTCCGACTCCGACTCCCGCCCACCGCTGTCAATGTTGCAGGGAATCAAGATGGAACCAGAGAGCTCAGAGCAGCCCGGGCCTTCGTCAAAACCTCAGTCAGCAAAGAGGCTCGCCAAGCCCAAACCAAAGATAACTATCCCGCCCAAGCCCGCGACAACACTGGCTACTGTGATCAGTGCCCCCGAATCTGAATCCCTCCACACGCCCATCCTTATGTCCACTCCATCTTTTACTCCCTTCACCGCAAATTTAGTCTTCACCTATCCCTCCGCCCCTCTAGACAGCCTTGCCTCTGGTACATCGCATGccactccttcctcctcttcctcccaccaTGCTAATCCCCAGCACTCTCTCAACCTCGCCGCCCAACACTGTGGCATAGCTCATCGtcgtagcagcagcagcggtgACCAATCCGATCACTCCCTTCACTCCCCGACCATCATCTCTCTTTGA